The genome window CGGAAGCAGCGTTAACGAACTGACATTTGACCGGGGTCCCATTTATGTCGGCCGCCAGAAAGGCAGTCAGGTTTTTCTGCCGGATCCGGCCGTTTCCCGTCAGCATGCCGTCTTTTACACAACGAAAGACGGAGCCTGGATTATTGAAGACCTCGGCTCAGCAAATAAAACCTTTTTGAACCGTGTTGCGATTCATAAGGCCGAAATTAAAACCGGAGATACCATCCAGATTGCCGACTTCGAAATCCGTGTTCAGTTGGATGAGGAGGGAAATCACGCGGCTGAAATTAGTGAAAAGGATGATACCCTCGTCGGCACCCAAATCCGAAAGGAGCTGCATACCGTCGAGCGAAATCTGGATGCAGCGGATGCCCCGCCGATTCGTTTTCCGGCCAAACGCGTCCGGCAGCTTACCGAAGTAATCGACCAAATCTGCCACGAACGGTCTTTGGGCAAACTGCACAAAATTCTTCAGGAAGTTCTGCTTCGACAGTTTTCGGGCCTGCACGTCTGGGTTGCCCTGCGCCGCGAACCCAGCGGGCCGATGGAGGCCGAAGGAGGCCGCAAAATCACTACAGAAGCCGTCCAGCGGGTTGATTTAGCTGTCCCAAACAGTCTGGAAGAGGCCCTCGAAAAACACAAATTTATGCTGATCCACCAGCTGCCGCGTCCGATTATCAATCGAGGAATCCGCTCCGTGCTGATTGCCCCGGTGATGTACCAAAAAGACTGCTTCGGAATTTTCTACATCGAAAACTCCACCGAGCATTCCCATTACAGTCTGATGGATTTGGACTACCTGGTGCTTTTGGCCCTTTATACCGGCATCCTGATTCAGCGTCTGCGGGAGACCTAAACGCGTTTGTTCGTCTTACCGCCGCCGAGCGTATTTCCCCATCAATTGGGCCTGTCCGAGTATCCGGCCTTTCATGGCTTTTTCTAATTGAGCCCGTGAAGCACCGGCCGGCAGATCAAGGACGGTATTCAGTGCGTATAGCCGGAAAAAGTACCGGTGCGTTCCGCCGGGTGGTGCCGGCCCCCCATATCCGATTCGGCCGAAATCATTCACTCCCTGCCGGGCTCCATCGGCCAGCTGCTTTTGCATCGGCACATTCTCGGGCAGAGAGCCGGCATCTTTGGGGATATTCCAAATCAGCCAATGGACCCATGTGCCGACCGGGGCGTCCGGATCATCGCAAATCAAAGCAAGACTCTGAGTCTCCTGCGGCAGCCCCTCCCAAGCCAGCGGCGGCGAAATATCCTCCCCGTCGGCCGTGTATTTCGGCGGAATTATCTGCCCGTCGGCAAAAGCAGGACTCGACAATTTGAGCATGGCCTGTCCTCCTTTTTCAGACTGCTTTTTTTGCAAATTTCTTCGGCCTGTTTCCCTTGCTGTATAGATGGATTATATTGTTTGGTTTCCATGGGAGAAAGGAAAAAACTATCGGAGTTGAAAAGGAGAGGATGATGCCGCTCGAGTTGAAAAGATGGCATGTCGCCATTGTGGGTCTTTTAACGGCGGTTTTTGGGAGTTCCTGCCGACAGCAGACCGTACTGCCCCCTGCCTCCGGAACAGTAAAAGTTCTTCACAATGGAATTGAATGGACAAACGGACAATCCTTCACACGAATCCGTTTTTACGGAGACAACAAAGTTCGTGTGATAAAATGGGTAAATCCCGCGGTACCCGACCCTAACAGTTTGGTTGTCATTGCTTCCAACCGGGAGCGGGTAAAGCTGTCTCTGGCTGAAGATGCTTATCAGTTTGTTCTTTGCTCGGATGAGCTCACAGTCCGCCTATCCAAAGAAAACGGCACAATTGAATATCAGGACGCCGCCGGACAAACTCTGTTAAAGGAGCAAGGCCCCCCTGCCATTCATCCGATTGAGATTCCCTATGAAACAAACGTATTCACTCTGGAGCAGCGGTTCACCCTGCGTCCGGAAGAAGGGTTGTACGGTCTCGGCCAGCATCAGGACGGGTATATGAACTATCGGGGCAGAACGGTAACGCTGGTTCAATCCAACACGGAAGCGGCCATTCCGTTTTTGATTTCCACCGGCGGCTGGGGCATTCTTTGGGACAACTACTCGAAAACCGTTTTTTCCGACAGTCCAAGCGGAATGTTATTCCAATCGGAAGTCGGCCGCCAGATGGATTATTATTTCATCGCAGGCCGAACGATGGATGAGGTGATCGCAGGGTATCGAGACCTCACCGGACAAGCCCCGCTGTACGGCAAATGGGCCTACGGATACTGGCAAAGCAAAGAACACTACAAGACCCGTCAGGAGCTGCTGGGCATTGCAGAAGAGTACCGGCGGCGTCAAATCCCGATTGACAATCTCATTCAGGACTGGAACTACTGGGGCGGGAATAACAACTGGGGCGGAATGGTGTTTGACGAAACCCGCTATCCGAATCCCAAAGAAATGGTGGACCTGCTGCATCAGATGAATTTTCACCTGATGATTTCCATCTGGCCGGGGTTGGGACCGGATACAGCCGTTTTTAAAGAGATGGACCGAAACGGATTTCTCTATCCGCCGTTCGGCTGGGCCGGCTTTAAATACTATGACGCCTACAACCCGCAGGCCAACGCCGTCTATTGGAAATACCTGAAAGAGGGGCTCGTTTCGAAAGGGATTGACGGCTGGTGGATTGATTCGACGGAACCGGATGTGATTAACGCCCTGACCAAAGAGGGAACGGAGGCGTGGCTGAAATTCATCGGCAGAAATCATCGCGGTTCTTTTGCCCGCTATCTGAACACCTATTCGCTGGTGATGACGGATGCACTCTATCAAAACCTGCGAAAAGAGAATGAACAGAAACGCGTCTATATTCTGACCCGTTCGAGCTTTGCCGGCCAGCAGCGAAATGCCGCCGCAACCTGGTCCGGGGACATCGGCGCCAACTGGGAGACGTATCGCAAACAGATTTCCGCCGGTTTAAATCACTGCATGGCCGGTGTACCCTACTGGACGTTTGACATCGGCGGCTTTGTAATTGGAAGCTACGGCGGGGTTTTCTCCAACGGAGGCAAAGACCCGGCTTATCAGGAACTCTATACACGAATGTTTCAGTTTGGGGCGTTTTGTCCGATTTTTCGGGCCCACGGCTCAGAAACACCGCGGGAAATCTGGGAATTCGGGGACTTCACCGATACGCTGATTCGGTTTGACCGGCTTCGATATCGGCTCCTGCCCTATATTTACTCTCTGGCCTGGCGAATTTCCAGCGAGGGCTATACCCTGATGCGGGGTCTGCCGATGGATTTTGCCGATGACCGGCAAACTTATTCGATAGATGATGAGTTCCTGTTCGGCCCGGCCCTTCTGGTCTGCCCGGTCACGGAATATATGCGGCATCGTCCGCCGGAAGACAGCGTTTTGATTGGGCCTGAGCATTTCCGCACGCCGGACGGCAAGCGGGGACTGAAGGTGACCTACTACAGCGATGCAGACTTTCAGCAGGTCTGCCGGGAGCAAATGGAACCGACTATCAATCTGTTCTGGTACACCGGCTGGCCGGACTTTATTGAGGATGAAACCTTTTCGATGCGGTGGGAAGGCAAATTGATTCCCACACAAAGCGGGCCGCATCGGTTTCATATGAAAAGTTTCGGGCCCAAGCGGCTGTTTCTGGACGGCAAAGAGGTGCCCTGCAATTACTGGTCAGTGGAGTTCTATACCATTCCGGTCGAACTGGAAGCAGGCAGGACCTATGACTTTGCTTTCGAAACCTCTAATTCGGTCTTGGGGGCTTTCCGGGCCCAGCTGTTCTGGAAAACTCCAGAAATCCTTCGACGCGAAAAACAAACAGAACCGCGAAAGCAGACTCGGACGGTTTACCTGCCGGCGGGAACGGAATGGGTGGATTTCTGGACCGGAAAACGATTGGCGGGCGGACAGACGCTTCAAGCCGATGCGCCGATTGACAGAATCCCTCTGTACGTCCGTGCCGGCTCTATCATCCCGATGGGTCC of Anaerohalosphaeraceae bacterium contains these proteins:
- a CDS encoding YbhB/YbcL family Raf kinase inhibitor-like protein; the protein is MLKLSSPAFADGQIIPPKYTADGEDISPPLAWEGLPQETQSLALICDDPDAPVGTWVHWLIWNIPKDAGSLPENVPMQKQLADGARQGVNDFGRIGYGGPAPPGGTHRYFFRLYALNTVLDLPAGASRAQLEKAMKGRILGQAQLMGKYARRR
- a CDS encoding glycoside hydrolase family 31 protein — its product is MMPLELKRWHVAIVGLLTAVFGSSCRQQTVLPPASGTVKVLHNGIEWTNGQSFTRIRFYGDNKVRVIKWVNPAVPDPNSLVVIASNRERVKLSLAEDAYQFVLCSDELTVRLSKENGTIEYQDAAGQTLLKEQGPPAIHPIEIPYETNVFTLEQRFTLRPEEGLYGLGQHQDGYMNYRGRTVTLVQSNTEAAIPFLISTGGWGILWDNYSKTVFSDSPSGMLFQSEVGRQMDYYFIAGRTMDEVIAGYRDLTGQAPLYGKWAYGYWQSKEHYKTRQELLGIAEEYRRRQIPIDNLIQDWNYWGGNNNWGGMVFDETRYPNPKEMVDLLHQMNFHLMISIWPGLGPDTAVFKEMDRNGFLYPPFGWAGFKYYDAYNPQANAVYWKYLKEGLVSKGIDGWWIDSTEPDVINALTKEGTEAWLKFIGRNHRGSFARYLNTYSLVMTDALYQNLRKENEQKRVYILTRSSFAGQQRNAAATWSGDIGANWETYRKQISAGLNHCMAGVPYWTFDIGGFVIGSYGGVFSNGGKDPAYQELYTRMFQFGAFCPIFRAHGSETPREIWEFGDFTDTLIRFDRLRYRLLPYIYSLAWRISSEGYTLMRGLPMDFADDRQTYSIDDEFLFGPALLVCPVTEYMRHRPPEDSVLIGPEHFRTPDGKRGLKVTYYSDADFQQVCREQMEPTINLFWYTGWPDFIEDETFSMRWEGKLIPTQSGPHRFHMKSFGPKRLFLDGKEVPCNYWSVEFYTIPVELEAGRTYDFAFETSNSVLGAFRAQLFWKTPEILRREKQTEPRKQTRTVYLPAGTEWVDFWTGKRLAGGQTLQADAPIDRIPLYVRAGSIIPMGPFVQYAAEKPADPIELRIYPGADGSFVLYEDENDGYHYEKGAYSTIVFQWNEQEKTLTIGERKGCFDGMLKNRTFQVVFVRDNHGTGLEITKQPDALLYYSGAPRQYIWKKP
- a CDS encoding FHA domain-containing protein, with the protein product MKLFVSLSGSSVNELTFDRGPIYVGRQKGSQVFLPDPAVSRQHAVFYTTKDGAWIIEDLGSANKTFLNRVAIHKAEIKTGDTIQIADFEIRVQLDEEGNHAAEISEKDDTLVGTQIRKELHTVERNLDAADAPPIRFPAKRVRQLTEVIDQICHERSLGKLHKILQEVLLRQFSGLHVWVALRREPSGPMEAEGGRKITTEAVQRVDLAVPNSLEEALEKHKFMLIHQLPRPIINRGIRSVLIAPVMYQKDCFGIFYIENSTEHSHYSLMDLDYLVLLALYTGILIQRLRET